In one window of Rhinopithecus roxellana isolate Shanxi Qingling chromosome 15, ASM756505v1, whole genome shotgun sequence DNA:
- the C15H11orf95 gene encoding uncharacterized protein C11orf95 homolog, protein MEPGGDHRSRSSGGRGGPGPAVASARGRRLPPAGSSGSAEPEEDEGGQDLQLEGGALGSWGSAPLPSSRARGPTSSGRKYSDHCEARASRPGKSRIPGRDHRRYYHDHWRLEYLMDFNPARHGMVCMVCGSSLATLKLSTIKRHIRQKHPYSLHWSPREKEVISNSWDAHLGLGACGEAEGLGVQGAEEEEEEEEEDEEEGAGVPACPPKGPGKAPAGGGCRRQRRGGPVAPRARRLRLSASRRAGGSRGLGARRLERRLKESLQNWFRAECLMDYDPRGNRLVCMACGRALPSLHLDDIRAHVLEVHPGSLGLSGPQRSALLQAWGGQPEALSELTQSPPGDDLAPQDLTGKSWDSASAAGAPTSQDLSPPDVKEEAGWVPERPGPAEEEEELEEGEGERAGVPGRSPRGRAHRRHPQERWRLEYLMELDGGRRGLVCGVCGGALASLKMSTIERHIRRRHPGSTRLGGPVQALIAREWSEKAAHLLALGLPRPESPRGPAAPDTAAVSEEGGGDEEEEPEEEEEWGDVPLSPGAPLERPAEEEEDEEDGQEPGGLALPPPPPPPPPPPPRSREQRRNYQPRWRGEYLMDYDGSRRGLVCMVCGGALATLKVSTIKRHILQVHPFSMDFTPEERQTILEAYEEAALRCYGHEGFGPPAPAPRDGGADLKSGAVCRA, encoded by the exons ATGGAGCCCGGCGGGGACCACCGGAGCCGGAGCAGCGGCGGCAGGGGCGGCCCCGGGCCAGCAGTGGCCTCGGCACGGGGCCGACGGCTGCCGCCCGCCGGATCGAGCGGCAGCGCGGAGCCGGAGGAAGACGAAGGCG GGCAAGATCTTCAGCTGGAAGGGGGTGCCTTGGGGTCCTGGGGGAGTGCCCCCCTGCCCTCCTCCAGGGCCCGGGGACCAACATCTTCAGGCAGGAAATACTCAGACCACTGTGAGGCCCGGGCTTCAAGGCCTGGAAAGAGCCGAATCCCTGGCCGTGACCACCGGCGCTACTACCACGACCACTGGCGGCTGGAGTACCTGATGGACTTCAACCCTGCCCGGCATGGCATGGTGTGCATGGTGTGCGGCAGCTCCCTGGCCACCCTCAAGCTCAGCACCATCAAGCGCCACATCCGCCAAAAGCACCCCTACTCCTTGCACTGGAGTCCCCGGGAGAAGGAAGTCATCAGCAACAGCTGGGATGCACACCTGGGGCTGGGGGCCTGCGGAGAGGCCGAGGGCCTGGGGGTCCagggggctgaggaggaggaggaggaggaagaagaggacgaggaggaggGGGCTGGCGTCCCCGCTTGCCCACCCAAGGGTCCAG GCAAAGCCCCAGCTGGTGGGGGCTGCCGGCGCCAGCGGCGAGGGGGCCCAGTGGCACCCCGGGCTCGGCGTCTACgcctctcagcctcccggagGGCCGGGGGCAGCAGGGGGCTAGGGGCCCGGCGCCTGGAGAGGAGGCTGAAGGAGTCCCTGCAGAACTGGTTCCGGGCCGAGTGTCTCATGGACTATGACCCGCGGGGGAACCGGCTGGTGTGCATGGCCTGTGGTCGGGCACTGCCCAGCCTGCACCTGGACGACATCCGTGCCCACGTGCTGGAGGTGCACCCCGGCTCCCTGGGGCTCAGCGGCCCCCAGCGCAGTGCCCTGCTGCAGGCCTGGGGGGGCCAGCCTGAGGCGCTGTCTGAGCTCACCCAGTCCCCACCAG GCGATGACCTCGCCCCCCAGGACCTGACCGGAAAGAGCTGGGACTCGGCCTCCGCTGCTGGAGCCCCCACCTCTCAGGATCTCAGCCCCCCAGACGTAAAGGAAGAGGCTGGCTGGGTCCCTGAGAGGCCCGGGCccgcagaggaggaggaggagctggaggagggcGAGGGCGAGAGGGCGGGGGTCCCGGGCCGGTCGCCGCGGGGCCGCGCCCACCGCCGCCACCCCCAGGAGCGCTGGCGGCTGGAGTACCTCATGGAGCTGGACGGCGGCCGGCGCGGCCTGGTGTGCGGGGTGTGCGGGGGCGCGCTGGCCTCGCTCAAGATGAGCACCATCGAGCGCCACATCCGCCGGCGCCACCCGGGCTCCACGCGCCTCGGCGGGCCCGTCCAGGCCCTCATCGCCCGGGAGTGGAGCGAGAAGGCCGCCCACCTGCTGGCCCTGGGGCTGCCCCGCCCCGAGTCCCCCCGGGGCCCCGCCGCCCCCGACACAGCCGCAGTCTccgaggaggggggaggggacgaggaggaggagccagaggaggaggaggagtggg GCGACGTTCCGCTGTCTCCTGGGGCTCCCTTGGAACGGCCCGCCGAAGAAGAGGAGGACGAAGAGGACGGCCAGGAGCCCGGGGGACTCGCcttgccgccgccgccgcctcccccgccgccgcccccgccccgcaGCCGGGAGCAGCGGCGGAACTACCAGCCGCGCTGGCGGGGCGAGTACCTGATGGACTACGACGGCAGCCGGCGCGGCCTGGTGTGCATGGTGTGCGGGGGCGCGCTGGCCACGCTCAAGGTGAGCACCATCAAGCGCCACATCCTGCAGGTGCACCCCTTCTCCATGGACTTCACGCCCGAGGAGCGCCAGACCATCCTGGAGGCCTACGAGGAGGCGGCGCTGCGCTGCTACGGCCACGAGGGCTTCGGGCCGCCCGCCCCGGCGCCGCGCGACGGCGGCGCAGACCTCAAGTCTGGCGCCGTGTGTCGGGCGTAG
- the LOC104672860 gene encoding collagen alpha-1(I) chain-like, protein MRTLPSARSPALPAQGPRFPRIQSGLQVLEPSAPSRTPRGNPPQAETGGAVSQYWGCAGSGPGPGPGPGPGPGPGPGLGRGPSSLQPCTPAGTAPGSGSAGCPSLIGILGLSEAPAAHWGFQREAGPRGSGSFPGWQGALDRGRGDAPGARVGPAAPTSRAGSVGTVRLAAPPFFQGAATPSRTSCKGLSTFFLCSSCPEGPCLPLNSESGATRFGGARGTGGPGSQPSIPAPSPSPFVRGGCGDHSQPAGPGAGPRPLFPVAASGPVGQGRGPAISQAGPRGICRFILLWRTGGPEIRPFFALCILF, encoded by the coding sequence ATGCGCACTCTCCCATCGGCCCGGAGCCCTGCCCTCCCCGCGCAGGGCCCACGTTTTCCGAGAATCCAAAGCGGTCTCCAGGTGTTAGAACCGAGCGCTCCCAGCCGCACCCCGCGAGGGAATCCTCCGCAGGCCGAGACTGGGGGCGCCGTCAGTCAGTATTGGGGCTGCGCAGgctctggccctggccctggccctggccctggccctggtccTGGTCCTGGCCCTGGCCTTGGCCGGGGGCCCAGTTCCCTGCAGCCTTGCACGCCGGCAGGCACGGCTCCCGGCTCGGGGTCTGCTGGCTGCCCTTCCCTAATTGGGATTCTCGGCCTCTCGGAGGCCCCGGCTGCGCACTGGGGCTTCCAGCGAGAGGCTGGGCCGCGGGGCTCGGGATCCTTCCCGGGCTGGCAAGGCGCATTGGACCGAGGGCGGGGCGATGCGCCCGGGGCCCGGGTCGGACCAGCTGCGCCTACTTCCCGGGCAGGCTCAGTGGGAACCGTGCGCCTGGCGGCTCCACCCTTCTTCCAGGGTGCTGCCACGCCCTCCAGGACATCTTGTAAAGGGCTTAGCACTTTTTTCCTTTGCTCCTCTTGCCCCGAGGGCCCCTGCTTACCCCTAAACTCAGAGTCGGGCGCCACCAGGTTCGGGGGAGCCCGGGGCACAGGCGGTCCCGGCAGTCAGCCTTCGATTCCcgccccatccccatcccccttTGTCCGCGGTGGATGCGGCGACCATTCTCAACCCGCAGGGCCTGGGGCCGGGCCTCGGCCTCTTTTCCCCGTGGCAGCCTCAGGCCCTGTGGGGCAGGGAAGGGGCCCCGCGATCTCCCAGGCAGGTCCGAGAGGGATATGTAGATTCATTCTCCTGTGGAGAACAGGTGGCCCCGAGATCAGGCCCTTTTTtgctctttgtattttattttga